In a single window of the Rattus norvegicus strain BN/NHsdMcwi chromosome 6, GRCr8, whole genome shotgun sequence genome:
- the Klhdc1 gene encoding kelch domain-containing protein 1 isoform 2 (isoform 2 is encoded by transcript variant 2) yields the protein MADSQAFCVAEERSGHCAVVDGHFLYVWGGYVSIEDNEVYLPNDEIWTYDVDSGLWKMHLMEGELPPSMSGSCGACINGRLYVFGGYDDKGYSNRLYFVDLRTRDGTYIWEKITKFEGQPPTPRDKLSCWVYKDRLIYFGGYGYRRHSELQECFDVHDASWEEQIFWGWHNDVHVFDTKTRTWSQPEIKGGVPPQPRAAHSCAVLGNKGYVFGGRVLQTRMNDLHYLNLDTWVWSGRISVNGESPKHRSWHTLTAIADDKLFLFGGLSADNIPLSDGWIHNIITNCWKQLRHLPYTRPR from the exons ATGGCGGACTCGCAGGCGTTCTGCGTGGCGGAGGAGCGCAGCGGCCACTGCGCTGTGGTGGACGGACACTTCCTCTACGTGTGGGGGGGCTACGTG TCTATTGAGGACAATGAGGTGTATTTGCCGAACGATGAGATTTGGACCTATGATGTTGATAGTGGGCTGTG GAAAATGCACCTGATGGAAGGGgagctccctccctccatgtccGGAAGCTGCGGGGCATGCATCAACGGGAGGCTCTATGTTTTTGGAGGCTATGACGACAAAGGATACAGCAACCGA CTTTACTTTGTTGATTTACGCACAAGAGATGGAACTTACATCTGGGAAAAAATCACCAAGTTTGAGGGACAGCCACCCACACCACGTGACAAGCTCTCCTGCTGGGTGTATAAAGACAG ATTAATATATTTCGGTGGTTATGGGTACAGGAGGCACAGTGAGCTTCAAGAATGTTTTGATGTCCATGATGCATCTTGG gaAGAGCAGATATTCTGGGGGTGGCACAATGACGTCCATGTGTTTGACACAAAAACGAGGACTTGGTCTCAACCAGAAATTAAA GGTGGAGTTCCACCACAGCCACGAGCCGCGCATTCATGTGCAGTTCTGGGAAATAAGGGTTATGTCTTTGGCGGACgcgttttg CAAACCAGGATGAATGACTTACACTATCTGAACCTAGATACCTGGGTCTGGTCTGGAAG GATTTCTGTTAATGGAGAAAGCCCCAAACACCGGTCATGGCACACTTTAACAGCAATCGCGGACGATAAGCTTTTCCTATTTGGTGGACTAAGTGCAGATAATATTCCACTAA GTGATGGCTGGATTCATAATATAATAACAAACTGTTGGAAACAACTTAGACATTTACCTTACACCAGGCCCAGGTAA
- the Klhdc1 gene encoding kelch domain-containing protein 1 isoform 3 (isoform 3 is encoded by transcript variant 3) has protein sequence MADSQAFCVAEERSGHCAVVDGHFLYVWGGYVIRKK, from the exons ATGGCGGACTCGCAGGCGTTCTGCGTGGCGGAGGAGCGCAGCGGCCACTGCGCTGTGGTGGACGGACACTTCCTCTACGTGTGGGGGGGCTACGTG attagaaaaaaataa